From Plasmodium relictum strain SGS1 genome assembly, chromosome: 8, the proteins below share one genomic window:
- a CDS encoding DEAD box helicase, putative, producing the protein MKCNFKIDKKRRQLNTNNSNSLNKRRYFSNDYTDNDKKMNNKAKENKFYKGFMSKKSKNYSNDEKNEKTEKMCFENYTINTKKNENKYQEKKYKEKNMFNKVDEYSYRKYYCKSSNYYQEKENNYTDNNYNIKNTFNTNNEKKNSSYIKKGNRNKINEEITRKNCKSECEEKHFESYNNFNNQRPIPNTENMHIKVNENVINKNSMNLSNYNLQNVEFLSETNRNNNMYMYEDDIKNLNKFEENYENNESKIKIQSTHEKDTTNSFNKKNVEMHKNKYQLKTKTGININSYNYNMNNVNCNSYNNNYNNDNCNYYNNEIYNNNNYNNEYYNDEIYNNDNYNNDNCNYYNNESNNNNNNNNNNNNWSNNLYNNNNCNNSNHNNNNYNNTNCSEDIYNNDNYNNDNCDYYNYESNNNCNNNYSNILNINYDDSKNIKYKNNYNYNNYYNKNYKFHKNCKNNDKYSYNYLHPRGKYEENQNSGALGYEINKPDEKINENNNKRVSSKLVYRNNGYCFSRYEENVHTFSKEDNINNKRKDKEIFEIYNENQKKIYENDNIYNNYKNHKDITISENKYIKETEKKATKKGNNKMKHHNYYKSNNISDYGKYNNDKNYNNIYNNYNNNYNNRNDFDLYKHEEKKYKNNENNIKIKPILYEDTKENHWKTNKKVLLTEDTRNNAQSNIEKLSIYKSRNEIIEMIDKNDITFIHGETGSGKSTCVPKFLFEENLKKKKNINIIITEPRRIACISLSKILCELTKEKLGEKIGYRISGESLYDNEKTVITYITIGYLFKLFLHHKNIYKKFTHIIIDEIHDRSILLDIVLLFIKLYLHNKKKEEKMFKLIIMSATMQSNLFYSYFKHDNIKMDSIFIGTKIYNIDTFYIEDIINYTKYENYSSKICSYENEKNMNSNNVSNNKKDHINESVIEFILRKKNCKKLHLSNSSEMLLHKIKNEYDKNIHMFNNKNTEYSENRDLDVDEIIPANVFSNISNLCLELVYNLCLKGDSVLIFLSGMQDITDMYHQLSILINNSHNYSIKFNIYMLHSCLYDNTIHKLKGNDTDINIFLSSNIAESSITIPNVRLVVDFCIQKNIEYSAKKKAHILVKKWINKSSMEQRKGRCGRTCHGICIRMISKHFLSLLRDHKISEIYTHSLHLLYLYILKSMCVLNNLINKNNSASDNINSNNKCNYKKLTIYDVLSMIIEKPSNKKIKSTKYELEKVKAIIKIRNKLVISIIGQIMIRFNLTINLCRLLLYGIILDLTFDSIIIISILNTNDIFPTFNLYSSKNIYSYGVSLELSLKQKNYFDGNTYSEPIMLRNVFLEWLCVFLLYIQSLKNENKFNKKDLKSYYINTCTIMNKKNYINAKKLLCVINGVENLCRKVLKILNKNSNAYRSSIYLLDLLRGNIYEHVNAQNVFNIITKYAYYDYSNQNLYLKFLFSLSFTPLFIHGTPNLPLKDLNDGKKKSKKLLNVLNFLEEKKLNIKNCIYFSGVYIFDINILKKGLYIMCPFLSFDVYHNRNIYFIHFNNKGINNYLNTYQNKKANSSIFNIKKDSNNTTVHNNDTCDNVENYNCDTDMMIENYLNPNNNIDNYNQAKRSLNSNSLINYFSSPLSRIVNIKNYQEIIEKIKNELICMYNNNVEKNIFTNFYNNVLNLIQPVNAIFPVYINQNDEINNLSLCTNVINMFSNGKWTFSLPLYNNNKNSNDISDYFNHSYEIKKPKHLFLVKWMLLNTDNYKIKKDKKKNSNNGNNEESKNINCEKYNELNQNYNSSLYKENSEKNNNHLDNDMINNNSGNNYMKNSINKTNQRYFMKDEKINNENYLEFKNKQVNDDKHNNCNMYMNKYQNKDKKTKLKKENRKLRENEEYNSYCEVKSGQCEEECNKDDYYDNSNDYENNKNELTYDSSSVCSEHNKKMKQKKMKCNLNFRSVLGFLSLCPFTYDTQKNIYENQTSDIYAVCSSIDYSCTNNAYTWVNYATVIPNKYFLSFFLCSMPYHDNVIFQTRTNLFNTDILSVNIFDSKEILFKNIKKNKTKNKLNDSYSCINNTIINKHDLLRINYVRHVLSKILLSFTLQYNNFEDKENNNLIKPNSNNDITMKNIDSHNLYNLISHSSKNEKNELYQIEEPNLNQKKIKNNDIESEEVEEGYFSENDIISDIEENNVLKENLYLKKIVQNMIDENNTEKINYDNYNIENSDDHFDLSYLYEDENLQNLNEQWNDCKGEDLINNYDYLYNFLRSEQNSYISKNIKEKTLNSISTVKSCYLNNSFSVHILNSINAYINSNSEEFIFFQPINFSSIQKINFQLRSIYYNEYSNTKKF; encoded by the coding sequence atgaaatgtAATTTTAAGATAGATAAAAAGAGAAGGCAgttaaatacaaataattcaaattCATTAAACAAAAGAAGATATTTCTCAAATGATTATActgataatgataaaaaaatgaataataaagcaaaagaaaataaattttataaaggTTTTATGTCGAAAAAgtcaaaaaattattctaatgatgaaaaaaatgaaaaaacgGAAAAAATGTGTTTTGAAAATTACACAATTAATacgaaaaaaaatgaaaataagtatcaagagaaaaaatataaagaaaaaaacatgTTTAACAAAGTTGATGAATATTCATACagaaaatattattgtaAATCAAGTAACTATTATCAagagaaagaaaataattatacagacaataattataacataaaaaatacatttaataCAAATAATGAGAAAAAGAATTcttcatatattaaaaaaggaaatagaaataaaataaatgaggaaattacaagaaaaaattgtaaaagtGAATGTGAAGAAAAACATTTTGAATCTTATAATAACTTTAATAATCAAAGACCAATTCCTAATACAGaaaatatgcatataaaagtaaatgaaaatgttataaataaaaatagtatgaatttatcaaattataatttacaaAATGTAGAATTTTTATCAGAGACTAATAGAAATAACAATATGTATATGTATGaagatgatataaaaaatcttAATAAATTTGAGGAAAACTATGAAAACAATGAaagcaaaataaaaattcaaagCACTCATGAGAAAGATACAACTAactcatttaataaaaaaaatgtagaaatgcataaaaataaatatcaattaaaaacaaaaacaggAATTAATATTAACAGCTATAATTATAACATGAATAATGTTAACTGCAATAgctataataataattataataatgataactgtaattattataacaatgaaatttataataataataattataataatgaatattataatgatgaaatttataataatgataattacAATAATGATAACTGTAATTATTATAACAAtgaaagtaataataataataataataataataacaataataattgGAGTAATAATCTctacaataataataattgcaATAATAGTAAtcataacaataataattataataatacaaattgTAGTGaagatatttataataatgataattacAATAATGATAACTGTGATTATTATAACTATGAAAGTAATAATAActgtaataataattatagtaatattttgaatattaATTATGATGATAGCAAAAATATTAAGTATAAGAATAATtacaattataataattattataataaaaattataaatttcataaaaattgtaaaaataatgataaatattCATACAATTATTTGCATCCTAGAGgaaaatatgaagaaaatcAAAATAGTGGAGCTTTAGgatatgaaataaataaaccagatgaaaaaattaatgaaaataataataaaagggTTAGTAGCAAGTTAGTTTATAGAAATAACGGATATTGTTTTTCGAGGTATGAAGAAAATGTGCATACATTCAGTAAAgaagataatataaataataaaaggaaGGATAAGgaaatttttgaaatatataacgaaaatcaaaaaaaaatatatgaaaacgataatatttataataattacaaaaaCCATAAAGATATTACTATAAgcgaaaataaatatataaaggaaacagaaaaaaaagcaaCAAAAAAGGGTAATAACAAAATGAAAcatcataattattataaaagtaataatattaGCGATTATGGAAAGTacaataatgataaaaattataacaatatatataataactataataataattataataataggAATGATTTCGATTTATATAAacatgaagaaaaaaaatataaaaataatgaaaataatattaagatAAAACCAATTTTATATGAAGATACCAAAGAAAATCATTGgaaaacaaacaaaaaagtGTTATTAACAGAAGATACTAGAAATAATGCTCAAAGTAATATAGAAAAACTATCCATTTATAAATCaagaaatgaaataattGAAATGATAGACAAAAATGATATCACTTTTATACATGGAGAAACAGGTTCAGGAAAATCGACATGCGTacctaaatttttatttgaagaaaatttaaaaaaaaaaaaaaatataaacattattattactgAGCCAAGAAGGATTGCATGTATCTCCttatcaaaaatattatgcGAACTaactaaagaaaaattaggAGAGAAAATTGGCTACAGAATTTCTGGAGAATCTTTAtatgataatgaaaaaacagtaattacatatataacaattggatatttatttaagttattcttacatcataaaaatatatataagaagTTTACACATATTATCATTGATGAAATACATGATCGTAGTATATTACTGgatattgttttattatttataaagttgtatttacataataaaaaaaaagaagagaaaatgtttaaattaattattatgtCTGCAACTATGCAAAGTAATTTGTTTTACTCATATTTTAAGCATGATAACATAAAGATGGATTCAATATTTATAggaacaaaaatatataatattgatACCTTTTATATTGaagatattataaattatacaaAATACGAAAATTATTCATCAAAAATATGCTcatatgaaaatgaaaaaaatatgaatagtaataatgtttcaaataataaaaaggatCATATAAATGAAAGTGTCATAGAATTTAtacttagaaaaaaaaattgtaaaaagtTACATTTATCTAATAGCTCAGAAATGttattacataaaataaaaaatgaatatgataaaaatattcatatgtTTAATAATAAGAATACAGAATATTCAGAAAATAGAGATTTAGATGTAGATGAAATAATTCCAGCAAAtgttttttcaaatatatcgAATCTTTGTCTTGAATTAGTTTATAATTTATGTTTAAAGGGAGATAgtgttttaatatttttatcaggAATGCAAGATATAACAGATATGTATCATCAGCTaagtatattaataaataattctcATAATTATAGTATAAAGTTTAATATTTACATGCTACATAGTTGTTTATATGATAATACTATTcataaattaaaaggaaaCGATAcagatataaatatattcttatCATCAAACATAGCTGAAAGCTCAATTACTATACCTAATGTAAGACTAGTTGTCGATTTTTGTATACAGaaaaatattgaatatagtgcaaaaaaaaaggcacatattttagtaaaaaaatgGATAAATAAATCATCAATGGAACAACGAAAAGGAAGATGTGGAAGAACATGTCATGGTATTTGTATAAGAATGATAAGTAAGCATTTTTTAAGTTTACTAAGAGATCATAAGATATCCGAAATATACACACATAGCTTACATTTGTTatacttatatattttaaaaagtatgtgtgttttaaataatttaataaataaaaataattctgcTAGTGATAATATTAACagtaataataaatgtaattacaaaaaattaactaTATACGATGTATTAAGTATGATTATTGAAAAACCatcaaacaaaaaaataaaaagtactAAGTACGAATTAGAGAAAGTTAAAgctataattaaaataagaaataaattagTTATATCTATTATTGGACAAATTATGATTCGATTTAATTTAACTATTAATTTATGcagattattattatatggaATAATATTAGATTTAACATTTGAttcaattattataattagtATATTAAATACTAATGATATTTTTCCTACTTTTAATCTATATTCATCAAAGAATATTTACTCCTATGGTGTTTCATTAGAATTATCATTAAAacaaaagaattattttgaCGGAAATACATATTCTGAACCAATTATGTTAAGAAATGTTTTTTTAGAATGGTTATGtgtctttttattatatattcagtcattaaaaaatgaaaataaatttaataaaaaagatttaaaaagCTATTACATTAATACATGTACgattatgaataaaaaaaattacattaatGCAAAAAAGCTATTGTGTGTTATAAATGGAGTTGAAAACTTATGTAGaaaagtattaaaaatattaaacaaaaatagtAATGCTTACAGATCGTCCATCTATTTATTAGATCTTTTAAGAGGTAATATTTATGAGCATGTAAATGCTCAAAATGTTTTTAACATAATTACCAAATATGCTTATTATGATTATTCCAATCAAAATCtttacttaaaatttttgttttctttatcatttaCTCCTTTGTTTATACATGGAACTCCAAATCTACCACTAAAAGACTTAAATGatgggaaaaaaaaaagtaaaaaattattaaatgtattaaattttttggaagaaaagaaattaaatataaaaaattgtatttattttagtggtgtatatatatttgatatcaatattttaaaaaaaggtcTATATATTATGTGtccatttttatcttttgatGTTTATCATAATAGAAACATTTATTTCATTCATTTCAATAATAAGGGAATCAATAATTATTTGAATActtatcaaaataaaaaggcTAATAgttctatttttaatataaaaaaagatagcAATAATACTACTGTTCATAATAACGATACCTGCGACAATGTTGAAAATTACAATTGTGATACCGATATGATGATTGAAAACTATTTGAATCccaataataatatagataATTATAATCAAGCTAAGAGATCTTTAAACAGCAATAGCCTTATTAACTATTTTTCTAGTCCTTTATCAAGAATAgtcaatataaaaaattatcaagaaataattgaaaaaataaaaaatgaattaatttgtatgtataataataatgtagaaaaaaatatttttactaattTCTATAACAACGTTCTTAATTTAATTCAGCCAGTCAATGCTATTTTCCCTGTTTATATAAATCAAAACgatgaaattaataatttatcattATGTACGAATGTCATTAACATGTTTTCTAATGGTAAATGGACTTTTTCTCTTCCTTtatataacaataataaaaattcaaatgaTATTAGTGATTACTTTAATCATAGTTACGAAATAAAGAAACCTAAACACTTGTTTTTAGTTAAATGGATGCTACTTAATAcagataattataaaataaaaaaagataaaaaaaaaaatagtaataatggtaataatgaagaaagcaaaaatattaactgtgaaaaatataatgaattaaatcaaaattataactcatctttatataaagagaattctgaaaaaaataataatcatCTTGATAATGATATGATAAATAATAACAGTGGtaataattatatgaaaaattccATAAACAAAACTAATCAAAGATATTTTATgaaagatgaaaaaattaataatgaaaactATCTCGAGTTTAAAAATAAGCAAGTAAATGATGATAAACATAATAATTGTAATATGTACATGAATAAATAtcaaaataaagataaaaaaacaaaactgaaaaaagaaaatagaaagttaagagaaaatgaagaatataATAGTTATTGTGAAGTAAAAAGTGGACAGTGTGAAGAAGAATGTAATAAAGACGACTATTATGATAATAGTAATGATTatgagaataataaaaatgaattaacaTATGATTCAAGTTCAGTATGTAGtgaacataataaaaaaatgaaacaaaaaaaaatgaaatgtaATTTAAATTTCAGATCAGTTTTAGGCTTTTTATCATTATGCCCATTTACTTATGatacacaaaaaaatatttatgaaaatcaAACTTCTGATATTTATGCAGTTTGCTCAAGTATTGATTATAGCTGCACTAATAATGCATATACTTGGGTTAATTATGCTACAGTTATTCCAAATAAgtattttttaagttttttcTTATGCTCTATGCCCTATCATGATAATGTTATTTTTCAAACAAGAACAAATCTATTTAACACTGATATCTTATCTGTGAACATATTCGAttcaaaagaaatattatttaaaaatatcaaaaagaataaaactaaaaataaattaaatgattcTTATTCATGCATAAATAATACAATTATAAACAAACATGATTTACTAAGAATAAATTATGTTAGACATGTTCTatctaaaattttattatcatttactttacaatataataattttgaagataaagaaaataataatcttATTAAACCAAATAGCAATAATGATATTACTATGAAAAACATAGATAgtcataatttatataatttaatatcacattcttcaaaaaatgaaaaaaatgaattatatcAAATAGAAGAACCTAATTTAaatcaaaagaaaattaaaaataatgatatcgAGTCAGAAGAGGTGGAAGAGGGTTATTTCAGtgaaaatgatataataaGTGATATTGAGGAAAATAAtgtattaaaagaaaatctatatttaaaaaaaattgttcaaAATATGatagatgaaaataatactgaaaaaataaattatgataACTATAATATAGAGAATTCAGATGATCATTTTGATTTAAGCTACTTATATGAAGATGAAAATTtgcaaaatttaaatgaacaGTGGAATGATTGTAAAGGTGAAGATCTGattaataattatgattatttatataattttttaagaagTGAACAAAACTCTTATATATccaaaaatattaaagaaaagaCATTAAATTCTATTTCAACAGTAAAAAGttgttatttaaataatagtttttctgtacatattttaaattcgATTAATGCTTATATCAATTCAAATTCAGaagaatttatattttttcagccaattaatttttcatcaatacaaaaaattaattttcagTTAAGATCTATCTATTATAATGAATATTCaaatactaaaaaattttaa
- the PIESP1 gene encoding parasite-infected erythrocyte surface protein yields MIMSKILIFFILNVLIKCSNVKERLFLNIKKRTKFLLLNEPIVHLSFSENLIHSLVFDLENDKNLYTLDETLLNLKNLNHSSIFRLLVDTYKKIEEDKDDRENIRYIFLGTSFSRIHPLNLEYFLRKLDKYVYNESIYKKGNINIREIINEYNNEIKIKLEEKEKIKKQKEKEKEKEGEQIDISEIEKIITNEKHFFLNNDDRGNDKYVIKDSIYNGLFIGYGLNDESPSIIHHYNLDSKFYFPYFNSGILMDITLLRNIYNKSITSNIFRTINIDYIYEVSLFLNEKLNVKLTTFENTCINDEKNIYLLDNDLNNFELYKYYQVLHLFKDLNLETQKDNNRNDQNSEMINDKENNTEKNFKEKYEDDELAELILSYFNIFYPISTCISYSIRTKSESLLGYDKFHIMNIENNIKLKNYIKETENIEFSDIDEYKMKLNRINNKYNFLLDENENTLTYKNILIGVKTSINTEERIPYIKNTYDNKENTKRIFNNFTYETKLKENSSGMFSSDFLNNAIESEHINIDVIYMSDKESSKYDNLYMNTKITSKDGLCEKLKHMIFYFYEEYIKKNSEKKYFFIADDDTFVNVKNLIDVMNLTLNECVHSKKYMYNKYLKSYKFLEENESFFLRNFKNKSLFLYEYLKNNFLEAANSLKKYDYVPKYCKNKSGINNSTIPIYVGQRYSYNSFSEKNYYDYLTGGAGMLINEETARRIYLCENCICTTDNSFIDDMILGKWARNLDILAINFEGFFQNHPNEYNKKYLDNIVPITYHKLNKDKTVEQTKKIYFDKLVYYNKNNYSTKDSHIDYLDRNYTNMIDSIFHYFYYINMYDTEPNNIIKMNSKIYSKMHESKNYKYLFDLKKFFKNQIGDHINLQRDGNHKHKKKIKKRYSNNYIDKRNSDLSDLEGGKNENESKNSYENKEYLNEYEDDELLRSYKDDEDENDEDEDENDEDEDEDDYDDYDEYLEEIASNKSNNKHKSEKNEHLMKKYSINNDSELTNNPKESRIINEKNFEVNQYEDNYDEL; encoded by the coding sequence ATGATTATgtcaaaaatattaattttctttattttaaatgtGTTAATAAAATGTTCAAATGTAAAGGAAAGATTGtttttgaatataaaaaagagaacGAAGTTTTTGTTATTAAATGAACCAATTGTTCATTTAAGTTTTAGtgaaaatttaattcataGTTTAGTATTTGATTTAGAAAATGACAAAAATTTATACACACTGGATGAAACCTTATTAAATCTTAAAAACTTAAATCATTCTTCTATTTTTCGTTTATTGGTGGatacttataaaaaaatagaagaagaTAAAGATGATAGAGAAAATATTCGTTATATATTTCTGGGAACATCTTTTTCTAGAATACATCCACTAAACCTTGAGTACTTTCTAAGAAAATTAGATAAATATGTATACAATGAatctatatataaaaaaggaaacatTAATATAAgggaaataataaatgaatacaataatgaaataaaaataaaactggaggaaaaagaaaaaataaaaaaacaaaaagaaaaagaaaaagaaaaagaaggtGAACAAATTGATATAAGTGAGATAGAAAAGATAATTACGAatgaaaaacatttttttttaaataatgatgataGAGGTAATGATAAATATGTTATTAAAGACAGTATCTATAATGGATTATTTATCGGATATGGACTAAATGATGAATCCCCATCTATCATTCATCACTATAATTTGGACTCTAAATTTTACTTTCCTTATTTTAATAGCGGTATTTTAATGGATATAACATTATTAAGaaacatttataataaatcaattacATCAAATATTTTCAGGACTATTAATATTGACTACATTTACGAGGTATCATTATTTcttaatgaaaaattgaaCGTAAAATTAACAACTTTTGAAAATACATGCATAAACGatgaaaaaaacatttaCTTATTAgataatgatttaaataattttgaattatataaatattatcaaGTATTGCACTTATTCAAAGATCTTAATCTAGAAACACAAAAGGATAATAACAGGAATGATCAAAATAGTGAAATGataaatgataaagaaaataatacagaaaaaaattttaaagagaAGTATGAGGATGATGAATTAGCTGAATTAATATTATCTtactttaatatattttaccCAATATCTACTTGTATAAGCTATTCTATAAGAACAAAAAGTGAATCATTACTTGGTTATGATAAATTTCATATTATGAATAtcgaaaataatataaagttaaaaaattatattaaagaaaCGGAAAATATTGAATTTAGTGATATTGatgaatataaaatgaaattaaatagaattaataataaatataatttcttattagatgaaaatgaaaatacattgacatataaaaatattttaattggTGTAAAAACCAGTATAAATACAGAGGAGAGAATACCTTACATAAAAAACACTTATGATAACaaagaaaatacaaaaagaatttttaataattttacttatgaaactaaattaaaagaaaacagTTCTGGGATGTTTAGTAgtgattttttaaataatgctATTGAGTCTGAACATATCAATATTGATGTTATATACATGTCTGACAAAGAGAGCAGTAAATATGATAATTTATACATGAATACAAAAATTACTTCAAAAGATGGACTATGCGAAAAGTTAAAAcatatgattttttatttttatgaagaatatataaaaaaaaattcagaaaaaaagtattttttcaTTGCTGATGATGATACTTTTGTAAatgttaaaaatttaattgatGTAATGAACTTAACTTTAAATGAGTGTGTtcattcaaaaaaatatatgtataacaAATACTTAAAATCATACAAGTTTTTAGAGGAAAATGAGTCTTTTTTTCTtcgaaattttaaaaataaatctctgtttttatatgaatacttaaaaaataactttttagAAGCCGCTAATTCattgaaaaaatatgattatgTACCTAAATATTGTAAAAACAAATCAGGTATAAATAATAGTACTATACCTATTTACGTAGGGCAAAGATATTcctataattctttttctgaaaaaaattattatgacTACTTAACGGGGGGAGCAGGTATGTTAATTAATGAGGAAACAGCAAGAcgaatatatttatgtgaGAATTGTATATGTACAACAGATAATTCTTTCATTGATGATATGATATTAGGGAAGTGGGCAAGAAATTTAGATATCTTAGCAATAAATTTTGAAGGattttttcaaaatcatcctaatgaatataataaaaaatacttagATAATATCGTTCCTATTACATatcataaattaaataaagataaaactgttgaacaaacaaaaaaaatttattttgataaattagtgtactataataaaaacaattataGCACTAAGGATTCACACATTGATTATTTAGATAGAAATTATACAAATATGATTGATagtatttttcattatttctaTTACATTAATATGTATGATACTGAACCTAATAACataattaaaatgaataGTAAAATTTACAGTAAAATGCatgaaagtaaaaattacaaatatttatttgatttaaaaaaattttttaaaaatcaaATAGGTGATCATATAAATTTACAAAGAGATGGAAACCAtaagcataaaaaaaaaataaaaaagagataTTCTAACAATTACATTGATAAAAGGAATAGTGATCTCTCTGATTTAGAAGGaggaaaaaatgaaaatgaaagtaAGAATagttatgaaaataaagaatatttaaatgaatacGAAGATGACGAATTATTGAGAAGTTATAAAgatgatgaagatgaaaatgatgaagatgaagatgaaaatgatgaagatgaagatgaagatgacTACGATGATTATGATGAATATTTAGAAGAAATAGCTTCTAATAAGAGTAATAATAAACATAAATCTGAGAAAAATGAgcatttaatgaaaaaatacagtataaataatgatagtGAATTAACCAATAATCCTAAAGAAAGTAgaattataaatgaaaaaaattttgaagtaAATCAATATGAAGATAACTACGATGAGTTGTAA